The following proteins are co-located in the Candidatus Methanomethylophilaceae archaeon genome:
- a CDS encoding flavin reductase family protein yields the protein MRKDFGSKPCVYPMPVFIIATYGEDGVPNAMNAAWGGIAEEDRITICLDPSHKTTENILAKKAFTVSMATEDYVAECDYVGIVSANDVPDKFARAGFHAERSGKVDAPLIKELPMALECDLISFDESTCTLIGKIVNVCADESILTDGKIDPKKLRPIVYDTVNKRYYSFGSEVGKAFGEGKKLIRGPLRFFR from the coding sequence ATGAGAAAGGATTTCGGTTCAAAGCCTTGCGTCTATCCGATGCCGGTGTTCATAATCGCCACTTACGGGGAGGACGGCGTCCCCAACGCCATGAACGCGGCATGGGGAGGCATCGCCGAGGAGGACAGGATAACGATATGCCTTGATCCCTCGCACAAAACCACCGAGAACATACTCGCCAAGAAGGCGTTCACGGTGAGCATGGCCACGGAGGACTATGTCGCCGAATGCGATTACGTAGGCATCGTATCGGCCAACGACGTCCCCGACAAATTCGCGAGGGCAGGGTTCCATGCCGAGAGAAGCGGGAAGGTCGACGCGCCGCTGATAAAGGAGCTGCCGATGGCCCTGGAATGCGATTTAATAAGCTTCGATGAGAGCACTTGCACCCTCATAGGGAAGATCGTGAACGTCTGCGCCGACGAGAGCATCCTCACGGACGGAAAGATCGATCCCAAGAAGCTCAGGCCGATAGTCTACGACACCGTGAACAAGAGATACTACTCCTTCGGGTCTGAAGTCGGGAAAGCGTTCGGAGAGGGGAAGAAGCTGATCCGAGGGCCTCTCCGATTTTTCAGATAA
- a CDS encoding VWA domain-containing protein — protein sequence MDQSLMELVFILDRSGSMSGKESDTIGGFNSLIEKQKKEEGDALVTVVLFDDQYELLYDRVSLKEIPEMTSKEYFVRGSTALLDSVGKTINSIKAKQDGAEESSKPGKTMFVIITDGYENASHEYRRDTIKNLIETRKKEDWEFLFIGANIDSVTEAASLGIDANRAANYEQNEAGASSMFAAVGKVVAEVRRSKDKASESISDDWSKDIKS from the coding sequence ATGGATCAGTCCCTGATGGAATTGGTATTCATACTCGACAGAAGCGGAAGCATGAGCGGTAAAGAGAGCGATACCATCGGCGGCTTCAACTCTCTGATCGAGAAGCAGAAGAAGGAAGAGGGCGACGCGCTGGTAACGGTGGTCCTCTTCGACGACCAGTACGAACTGCTTTACGACAGGGTCTCCCTCAAGGAAATCCCCGAAATGACCTCCAAAGAATACTTTGTCAGAGGGTCCACAGCGCTCCTGGATTCCGTCGGAAAGACGATAAACAGCATCAAAGCCAAGCAGGACGGGGCCGAAGAATCTTCGAAACCCGGGAAAACGATGTTCGTCATAATAACGGACGGCTACGAGAACGCCAGCCACGAATACAGGCGCGACACGATAAAGAACCTGATCGAAACCCGCAAGAAAGAGGATTGGGAATTCCTGTTCATAGGAGCGAACATTGATTCCGTTACCGAAGCGGCATCCCTCGGCATCGACGCCAACCGCGCTGCCAACTATGAGCAGAACGAGGCGGGCGCGAGCTCCATGTTCGCCGCGGTCGGGAAAGTGGTCGCCGAAGTCAGGAGAAGCAAGGACAAAGCCAGCGAATCCATATCGGACGACTGGAGCAAGGACATCAAGTCCTGA
- a CDS encoding class I SAM-dependent methyltransferase translates to MANILDRKARPEAPRYGEENFDIMQCRMPHGDLGPSVIDHMNEGHRPGIEWAIAQIPDIDPEFILDIGYGGGIVSRLILRRFTKARGYGIDISEVSYQYASEYDRYFIDEGRLRLIIGDVHDMPYEDGKFGLVISNASYFFWEDIGKAFKEIGRVMAEGATICIPDGKPITDDNYEEAKANAEPPMNVYKDSEMIAFMAAAGIDAKRVVSEDGEMGAFIGVKRRRA, encoded by the coding sequence ATGGCAAACATACTCGACAGAAAGGCTAGGCCGGAAGCGCCCAGATACGGGGAAGAGAACTTCGACATCATGCAATGCAGGATGCCCCACGGCGACCTCGGACCGTCGGTCATAGACCACATGAACGAAGGGCACCGCCCCGGGATCGAATGGGCCATCGCCCAGATACCTGACATCGACCCGGAGTTCATCCTCGACATAGGGTACGGAGGCGGTATCGTCTCCAGGCTCATCCTCAGGAGGTTCACCAAAGCCAGAGGATACGGCATCGACATCTCCGAGGTCTCATACCAATACGCCAGCGAGTACGACAGATACTTCATCGACGAGGGGAGGCTCAGACTGATCATCGGGGACGTCCACGACATGCCTTACGAGGACGGGAAATTCGGACTCGTCATCTCCAATGCCAGCTACTTCTTCTGGGAGGACATCGGCAAGGCATTCAAGGAGATCGGCCGCGTCATGGCCGAGGGAGCCACCATATGCATCCCGGACGGCAAACCTATCACTGACGACAACTACGAGGAAGCCAAGGCCAACGCAGAGCCTCCGATGAATGTGTACAAAGATTCCGAGATGATCGCTTTCATGGCCGCCGCAGGGATAGACGCGAAAAGAGTCGTGAGCGAGGATGGCGAAATGGGGGCCTTCATCGGGGTGAAAAGGCGAAGGGCCTGA
- a CDS encoding MATE family efflux transporter has translation MDILLGDYKKAIRSMFVPFLVAFAVIELNQFVDTFWISGLGKSASEAISVSISFYGLLMCAGMGIGIGATSAIAFRLGQGNKEIAGSIASNAMILSILLGLASSAIMFFAMDPALWILGAENIRTECWDYMIPFIAMAPILMAHSVIGGLFRGEGAARKSTAIQMAAALLNIVLDPFLIYALNMGIMGAGISTGLSALIALMIGLRWYAEGKTAVRMDRSNFRFSKDAVKEIMNVGIPKTFQDLITNFTVFAQRIFIIVAGGTTAVLIYNYPFRITSLFNLPGKSLEHSMLPIASSSYGQKDLVKMKGAADYALKLTLCIAAVFTVLIFIFAEPLMSIFTYEESMGALLPDLAQALRLICLTMPFMAIKGIGASLLQAMKKAKIPMYFDLFWSILRLILFALSAYGFLGIDPFQGIMLIMAALNIGGGCIVMALAYASMRRLMREAGQQTA, from the coding sequence TTGGATATACTCTTAGGGGACTACAAGAAAGCCATACGGAGCATGTTCGTCCCGTTCCTGGTGGCTTTCGCGGTCATCGAGCTCAACCAGTTCGTGGACACCTTCTGGATATCGGGCCTGGGAAAGTCCGCATCCGAGGCCATCTCCGTGTCGATATCGTTCTACGGCCTGCTTATGTGCGCCGGCATGGGGATAGGGATCGGAGCTACCTCCGCCATTGCGTTCCGCCTTGGCCAAGGGAACAAAGAGATCGCCGGCTCCATTGCCAGCAACGCTATGATCCTCAGCATATTGCTTGGTCTGGCTTCCTCTGCGATCATGTTCTTCGCGATGGATCCTGCTTTATGGATTCTGGGCGCCGAGAACATCAGGACAGAATGCTGGGACTACATGATCCCGTTCATAGCCATGGCTCCCATACTGATGGCCCATTCCGTCATCGGCGGTCTGTTCAGAGGTGAGGGAGCGGCCCGCAAGTCCACCGCAATCCAGATGGCCGCGGCGCTTCTGAACATAGTCCTCGATCCCTTCCTCATCTACGCGCTGAACATGGGGATCATGGGCGCAGGAATCTCGACAGGCCTTTCCGCCCTCATAGCGCTGATGATAGGATTGCGGTGGTACGCCGAAGGCAAGACCGCCGTCAGGATGGACCGCTCGAATTTCCGCTTCTCCAAGGATGCCGTCAAAGAGATCATGAACGTCGGGATCCCGAAGACATTCCAGGACCTGATCACCAACTTCACCGTGTTCGCCCAGAGGATTTTCATCATAGTCGCGGGAGGGACTACGGCGGTGCTGATCTACAACTACCCGTTCAGGATAACGTCCCTGTTCAATCTCCCCGGGAAATCTCTGGAGCATTCGATGCTTCCCATCGCTTCCTCTTCGTACGGCCAGAAAGATCTCGTCAAGATGAAGGGGGCGGCCGATTACGCCCTGAAGCTGACTCTTTGCATCGCGGCCGTATTTACAGTGCTTATCTTCATCTTTGCCGAGCCTCTGATGTCGATATTCACTTACGAGGAGAGTATGGGCGCCTTGCTTCCGGACCTTGCCCAGGCGCTGAGGCTCATATGCTTGACGATGCCCTTCATGGCCATCAAAGGGATCGGAGCTTCGCTGCTCCAGGCCATGAAGAAGGCCAAGATCCCGATGTATTTCGATCTGTTCTGGTCGATTCTGAGGCTGATCCTGTTCGCGCTGTCGGCGTACGGATTCCTGGGCATCGATCCGTTCCAGGGTATCATGCTGATAATGGCCGCGCTGAACATAGGCGGAGGATGCATCGTGATGGCTCTGGCTTATGCAAGCATGAGAAGGCTGATGAGGGAAGCCGGACAGCAGACCGCATGA
- a CDS encoding methyltransferase domain-containing protein — MQEICQFMRPHGEEGKKVIEEMIESHKDQIEWGVQQFPEIHPERILDIGCGGGNFSRLLLEKYPGSKVYGLDISETSLEYCREYNGKYVGEGRLELTLGDVIDMPYDDGFFDLIVSNSSYFFWPDLRGSMKEIARVLREDGLVCITTGCHFENHSDAEGEEFCDGFRVVTGSEMMSCYEGAGLRYRACVGPGGRKCAYFGRKGTDDEEGIRQHMLPRGEEGEAVLKSMNDDHRPQIQWGIDHLPEIRPSKILDVGCGGGVFIRLVLERYPEAKGFGIDLSELSVEHARAFNADLGDRAEFEIANVERLPFGDGEFDLVVSNASHFFWPNLAEDIKEVGRVIRTGGTLCFTAGIHYETKPAEEEMKGEGVRNYAIDSEMIGMLDAAGIDAECFADPESGRYVAYVGIKRRRYRSLIINECLYSRLFLYQQVKDTRVEADVFRFPLASTFRP, encoded by the coding sequence ATGCAGGAAATATGCCAGTTCATGAGGCCCCACGGGGAAGAGGGGAAGAAGGTCATTGAGGAGATGATAGAATCCCACAAGGACCAGATCGAGTGGGGCGTGCAGCAATTCCCGGAGATCCATCCGGAGAGGATCCTGGACATAGGGTGCGGAGGCGGGAATTTCTCGCGTCTGCTTCTTGAAAAATATCCCGGTTCCAAGGTATACGGGCTGGACATCTCCGAGACTTCCTTAGAATACTGCAGGGAATACAACGGGAAATACGTCGGCGAGGGGCGTCTGGAGCTCACGCTCGGAGATGTAATTGACATGCCATACGATGACGGGTTCTTCGACCTGATCGTCTCGAATTCCAGCTATTTCTTCTGGCCAGACCTCAGAGGGAGCATGAAGGAGATCGCCCGCGTGCTGAGAGAGGACGGGCTGGTCTGCATAACCACGGGCTGCCATTTCGAGAATCATTCCGACGCTGAAGGCGAGGAGTTCTGCGACGGGTTCCGCGTAGTCACCGGATCGGAGATGATGAGCTGCTACGAAGGGGCGGGGCTCAGATACCGCGCATGCGTAGGTCCCGGAGGCAGGAAATGCGCCTATTTCGGCAGGAAGGGAACCGACGATGAAGAAGGGATAAGGCAGCACATGCTCCCCCGCGGCGAGGAAGGGGAAGCGGTGCTGAAGAGCATGAACGATGATCACAGGCCACAGATACAGTGGGGGATAGACCATCTCCCAGAGATCCGCCCTTCGAAGATACTCGATGTGGGATGCGGCGGAGGGGTGTTCATCAGGCTCGTCCTGGAAAGGTATCCCGAGGCCAAAGGATTCGGGATAGATCTGTCCGAGCTTTCGGTGGAGCATGCGAGAGCCTTCAACGCCGATCTGGGTGACAGGGCAGAGTTTGAGATTGCCAATGTGGAGAGGCTGCCGTTCGGGGACGGGGAGTTCGATCTCGTAGTGTCCAATGCGAGCCACTTCTTCTGGCCGAACCTCGCCGAGGACATCAAGGAGGTGGGCAGGGTCATCAGGACGGGAGGCACGCTATGCTTCACCGCCGGGATACATTACGAGACCAAGCCCGCGGAAGAGGAGATGAAGGGCGAAGGCGTGAGGAATTACGCCATCGACAGCGAGATGATCGGGATGCTTGATGCGGCCGGAATCGACGCGGAATGCTTCGCGGATCCGGAGAGCGGAAGGTATGTCGCATATGTGGGGATCAAAAGGCGACGATATCGGAGTCTCATCATCAATGAATGCCTGTACTCCAGGCTTTTCCTCTACCAGCAGGTCAAGGACACGAGGGTGGAGGCGGATGTCTTCAGGTTCCCGTTGGCGTCTACGTTCAGGCCGTAG
- a CDS encoding putative Ig domain-containing protein: MKCQSKFLAAVAVALMLAVAVSPALASDQSTGATDNTANVDIGRGMTWSWTPTFNLPDTVVSVYASATNFMSTSVSPSKYSQTSSGYTQVSEGTATMQPANGPGFGVSTTLTVGVSNPASVDAQNYTIYAIKGTTKLTAPAFPTSGTVTTTMSKNGGTATSAWTSYIGLTISATTGKITGKPTATGTYVFHQTLTGTSAGSRDITAVVEEKVAR; the protein is encoded by the coding sequence ATGAAATGCCAAAGCAAATTCTTGGCCGCGGTCGCCGTGGCCCTGATGCTGGCCGTCGCCGTGAGCCCCGCGCTCGCGTCCGACCAGAGCACGGGAGCCACCGACAACACGGCCAACGTGGACATCGGCAGAGGGATGACGTGGTCCTGGACCCCGACGTTCAACCTCCCCGACACCGTCGTGAGCGTCTACGCGAGCGCGACTAACTTCATGAGCACGTCGGTCTCTCCGAGCAAGTACAGCCAAACCTCCAGCGGATACACGCAGGTCTCCGAGGGGACCGCCACCATGCAGCCCGCCAACGGCCCCGGATTCGGCGTGAGCACCACCCTGACCGTCGGGGTCTCCAACCCGGCCTCCGTCGACGCCCAGAACTACACCATCTATGCGATCAAGGGCACCACCAAGCTGACCGCGCCCGCGTTCCCGACCTCCGGAACCGTCACGACCACCATGAGCAAGAACGGCGGGACCGCGACCAGCGCCTGGACATCCTACATCGGACTGACCATCAGCGCCACCACCGGGAAGATCACCGGGAAGCCGACGGCAACCGGGACTTACGTCTTCCACCAGACCCTCACCGGCACCTCCGCAGGGAGCAGGGACATCACCGCCGTCGTCGAGGAAAAGGTCGCCAGGTAG